CAATAGCTATCTTATCAGCTGGAACGGTTCAGATTCAAACCCTTGCAGCTGGACCGGAGTCGAATGTAACCGTCTCGGAACCGTAACTTCCGTTGATCTCAGTGGGATGAATCTATCAGGTACACTGTCTCCTCTCATTTGCAAGCTTCACGGTTTAAGTTACTTCAACGTCTCCACCAACTTCATCTCTGGTCCAATCCCTAGAGAGTTCTCTCTCTGTAGAACCCTAGAGATTCTCGATCTCTGCACTAACAGGTTCCATGGAGTGATACCGATCCAGCTCACCATGATCAACACTCTCCAGAAGCTCTCTCTATGCGAGAACTATCTCTTCGGTTCGATCCCTAGGTTTATCGGGAGCATGAGTTCGCTACAAGAGCTTGAGATCTACAGCAACAACCTCACCGGCGTTATCCCTTCTTCCATAGGGAAGTTAAGACAGCTCAGAGTCATCAGAGCAGGAAGGAACATGTTGTCCGGTGTGATCCCGTCTGAGATCAGCGGTTGCGTGAGCCTAAAGGTACTTGGATTAGCAGAGAATCTCCTCGAGGGTTCTCTTCCTAAGCAGCTTGAAAAGCTTCTCAATCTCACTGACTTGATCCTCTGGCAAAACCGTTTGTCCGGAGAGATACCTTCTTCGGTAGGTAACATCACTAGCCTCGAGGTGCTTGCGCTGCACGAAAACTACTTCACTGGAACAATCCCTAAGGAGATAGGGAAGCTGGTAAATATAAAAAGGCTGTATCTGTACACAAACCAGTTAACAGGAGAGATACCTTGCGAGATAGGTAACTTGACAGATGCAGTTGAGATAGATTTTTCAGAGAATCAGCTAACAGGTTACATCCCAAGAGAGTCAGGTCAGATTCTAAATCTCAAGTTACTTCATCTCTTTGAGAATAATCTCCATGGTTCAATCCCTAGGGAGCTTGGAGAGTTATCACTCTTGCAGAAGCTAGACTTGTCTATCAATAGACTAACCGGCACCATCCCAAAAGAGCTTCAGCGTTTAACTTCACTTGTGGATCTGCAACTCTTTGACAACAACCTTGAAGGGACCATTCCTCCTCTCATTGGTTACTACAGCAACTTTACCGTTCTTGACATGTCTGCTAATAACCTCTCTGGTTCTATCCCTGCTCACTTCTGCAGATTCCAGAAGCTGATACTTCTGAGTCTTGGCTCGAACAAGTTATCAGGAAACATCCCTCGCGATCTCACAACCTGCAAGTCACTGACAAAGCTTATGTTAGGAGACAACATGCTAACAGGAACTCTACCCGTTGAGTTGTTTAATCTTAATAACCTTTCAGCATTAGAGCTACACCAAAACTTGTTATCAGGGAACATCTCTGCAGACTTGGGGAAGCTGAAGAGCTTAGAAAGACTGCGTTTAGCTAACAACAATTTCACCGGCGAGATCCCTCCTGAGATCAAGAACCTCACAAAGATCGTTGGATTAAACATCTCATCAAATCACCTCACAGGTCACATCCCTAGAGAGCTGGGGAGCTGTGTCACCATCCAGAGGCTTGACCTTAGTGGCAACAAGTTCTCAGGGTACATAGCTGAAGAGCTTGGTCAGTTAGTGAACCTAGAGATTTTGAAGCTGTCTGATGATAGACTGACCGGTGAGATACCTCATAGCTTTGGTGATCTTACAAGGCTCATGGAGTTACAGCTAGGGGGCAATCTCTTGTCTGGAAACATACCTTTGGAGCTAGGTAAGTTAACCTCTCTTCAAATCTCACTCAACATCAGTCATAACAATCTCTCCGGCGCGATTCCAGACAGTTTAGGAAACCTTCAGATGCTGGAGATACTTTACCTCGACGACAACAAGCTTTCAGGTGTGATCCCTGCATCTATTGGGAATCTCATGAGCCTCCTCATCTGCAACATCTCAAACAATAACTTGGCGGGAACGGTACCGGACACAGCTGTTTTCCAGAGGATGGATTCATCGAACTTTGCTGGGAACAACCGTTTGTGTAACCCTCAGAGAAGCCATTGTGAAGAAGAACCACTTGTCACACATTCTGATTCAAAGCTGAGTTGGTTGATGAGAGGCTCACAAGGGAAAAAGATCTTGACAATCACATGTGTTGTGATAGGTTCTGtttcttttcttgcttttattaGTATTTGTTTGGTAATAAAGAGACGAGAGCCAGAGTTTGTTGCTCTTGAGGATGAAACAAAACCGGATGTAATGGACAGCTACTACTTCCCTAAAGAAGGTTTCACATACCAAGGACTAGTGGACGCAACTAGAAACTTCTCCGAAGACGTTGTTTTAGGGAGAGGGGCGTGTGGAACGGTCTACAAAGCTGAGATGCCAGATGGTGAAGTGATTGCAGTTAAGAAACTGAACTCTCGCGGCGAGGGAGCTAGCTCTGATAATTGCTTCAGAGCTGAGATATCAACGCTTGGAAAGATAAGGCACAGGAATATAGTAAAGCTATATGGTTTCTGCTATCATCAGAACTCGAATCTTCTCTTGTATGAGTACATATCTAAGGGAAGTCTTGGTGAGCAGCTTCAGCGAGGAGGGAAGGCATGTTTGTTGGATTGGAATGTTCGGTATAGAATCGCGCTGGGGGCTGCAGAGGGGTTGTGTTACCTCCATCATGATTGCAGACCTCAGATAGTTCACCGTGATATTAAATCGAATAACATTCTTCTTGATGAGAGGCTACAGGCTCATGTGGGAGATTTTGGACTTGCTAAGTTGATTGATCTCTCTTACTCAAAGTCTATGTCTGCTGTTGCTGGCTCTTATGGCTACATCGCTCCAGGTGAGTCTAATATCAAATTAAGGTTTCTTTTTCCACACACAAGCTTATCTAGGCATGCGGTTTTGAACCGAACTGAaatttttggttagttcggttatgagttcggttcagtttggcaggtttataaaaaaaagcttTGGTTTTTGACTCGGTTTTTAGCtcggttttttaaaaaaagaccAACTAAGTTTCGGACCAAACCAACTGAATTAACTAATAatttcaaaccaaactaaccgaaaTTACCttaatttaatcatattttaaccGAAATATAATCGAAACCaaaaattttggttagttttggtaaaatattttaaaacaaactacTCGGATACTGAATCTAACTGAACCGAACTTTTAGAATTACCCGAACCAGGATTCCTAAGCTTATGCTACAGATACCCGAATACTGATTC
This region of Brassica napus cultivar Da-Ae chromosome C5, Da-Ae, whole genome shotgun sequence genomic DNA includes:
- the LOC106447237 gene encoding leucine-rich repeat receptor-like serine/threonine-protein kinase At1g17230, whose product is MSGSIIRFLILSSFSFILVTSLNEEGQALLEFKASLNDSNSYLISWNGSDSNPCSWTGVECNRLGTVTSVDLSGMNLSGTLSPLICKLHGLSYFNVSTNFISGPIPREFSLCRTLEILDLCTNRFHGVIPIQLTMINTLQKLSLCENYLFGSIPRFIGSMSSLQELEIYSNNLTGVIPSSIGKLRQLRVIRAGRNMLSGVIPSEISGCVSLKVLGLAENLLEGSLPKQLEKLLNLTDLILWQNRLSGEIPSSVGNITSLEVLALHENYFTGTIPKEIGKLVNIKRLYLYTNQLTGEIPCEIGNLTDAVEIDFSENQLTGYIPRESGQILNLKLLHLFENNLHGSIPRELGELSLLQKLDLSINRLTGTIPKELQRLTSLVDLQLFDNNLEGTIPPLIGYYSNFTVLDMSANNLSGSIPAHFCRFQKLILLSLGSNKLSGNIPRDLTTCKSLTKLMLGDNMLTGTLPVELFNLNNLSALELHQNLLSGNISADLGKLKSLERLRLANNNFTGEIPPEIKNLTKIVGLNISSNHLTGHIPRELGSCVTIQRLDLSGNKFSGYIAEELGQLVNLEILKLSDDRLTGEIPHSFGDLTRLMELQLGGNLLSGNIPLELGKLTSLQISLNISHNNLSGAIPDSLGNLQMLEILYLDDNKLSGVIPASIGNLMSLLICNISNNNLAGTVPDTAVFQRMDSSNFAGNNRLCNPQRSHCEEEPLVTHSDSKLSWLMRGSQGKKILTITCVVIGSVSFLAFISICLVIKRREPEFVALEDETKPDVMDSYYFPKEGFTYQGLVDATRNFSEDVVLGRGACGTVYKAEMPDGEVIAVKKLNSRGEGASSDNCFRAEISTLGKIRHRNIVKLYGFCYHQNSNLLLYEYISKGSLGEQLQRGGKACLLDWNVRYRIALGAAEGLCYLHHDCRPQIVHRDIKSNNILLDERLQAHVGDFGLAKLIDLSYSKSMSAVAGSYGYIAPEYAYTMKVTEKCDIYSFGVVLLELITGKPPVQPLEQGGDLVNWVRRSIRNMVPTVEMFDERLDRTDKHTVHEMSLVLKIALFCTSNSPASRPTMREVVAMIFEARASSTSLSSSSITSETPLEEEKSNKDIDFVASP